The genomic region GCGAGTAAGGTTTTCCCTCCCATTCTTCCCAAACTGGAAGGATCTCCAATATTCGCCACACCATTTATAATGGAAAAAAGCACCAAAGGAACGGCGATTAATTTTAATAAGTTTATAAAAATGGTACCGAACGGAGCAATCCAATCTATTGTAAATTGGCTCCAACCCAATTTGCTGGAGAGTATCGCCCAAACAACTCCAAGAACTAAACCTATAATAATCTGCCAGTGTAATGCTAATTTCTTCAAATGATTTGTTTTTTAGTTGTGATTAACTGTTATGTTGATAACTGTTATTTATCAATTTAAAATCTGCCAAAACCAACGCAGCCATTGCTTCCACGATAGGCACCGCACGCGGAACCACACAGGGATCGTGACGCCCCTTCCCTTGCATTTCCACTTCGTTCCCATCGCGATCGATGGTTTTTTGTGTTTGCATAATGGTGGCTACCGGTTTAAAAGCAACCCTAAAGTAAATATCCATTCCATTGCTTATACCACCTTGTATCCCTCCTGAATAATTCGTTTTAGTGCTTCCGTCTTCATTATATAAATCGTTATGCTCACTTCCTTTCATGGACGCACCCGGAAAACCGCTTCCGTACTCAAAACCTTTTACCGCATTTATGGAAAGCATGGCTTTGCCTAATTCTGCGTGGAGTTTATCAAACACAGGTTCTCCCAAACCAATGGGCACATTTTGGATAACACAGGTAACAACGCCGCCTACAGTATCTCCTTCTTTTCTTATCTGCTTAATGTAGTTTTCCATTTTGGAAGCAAGATCGGTATCTGGGCAGCGAACAATATTTTTTTCGGCATTCTCAAGGTCTAATTCAGAATAATGCTTTTCTAGATGCATATCCCCTACGGAAGACACAAATGCATTAATTTTCATCTCCCCCAATACTTGTTTTGCAATGGCTCCCGCCACTACCCTGCTCGCAGTTTCCCTAGCAGAACTCCTGCCGCCACCGCGATAATCCCTGAGTCCATATTTTTTCTCATAAACATAATCTGCGTGAGACGGACGGTAATTATCCTTTATATGTGAATAGTCGTGGGATTTCTGATTGGTGTTTTCGATAACAAACCCTATGGGCGTTCCTGTAGTTTTACCTTCAAAAATTCCAGATAAAAATCGTACTTCATCTGGCTCTTTACGTTGGGTAACAATAGCAGATTGCCCTGGTTTGCGTCTATCGAGATCTAATTGTACTTTGGTAAGGTCTAAGGATATGCCCGCAGGACATCCATCTATAATTCCGCCTAAAGCCTCTCCGTGAGACTCGCCGAAAGTGGTTAACTTAAAGAGGTTTCCAAAGGAATTTCCTGCCATAAAATTTTGATTTTGACAAATGTAAATCTTCTAAAAGAGAAACAAAAATTAAATATGCTTAATCATTCATTAATATGTAACGGTAAAAACCTCTTTTTCCTTAACATTCTTATCATAAAGAATTAATTTTCAGGTAATACCTTATAACGGGATGTTAACGTACTTCGTAGTTGTAAAAAATCAATTACGATTGAGAAAAAGAAAACTAGACGTTGTTGTTATTTCTGATGTACATCTTGGCACTTTTGGCTGTCATGCTGGAGAATTACTTTCCTATTTAAATAGTGTTTCCCCGAAAAAATTAATCCTAAACGGCGATATAATCGACATCTGGCAGTTTAGAAAAAGATACTTTCCAAAAAATCACCTTCAGGTTATTAAAAAAATTATCGACCTATCCACAAAGGGTACCGAAGTATATTACATTACTGGTAACCATGATGAAATGCTGCGGAAATTTAGTGATGTATCGATGGGGAATATTCATATTCTTGATAAATTGATACTGAATTTGGATGGTAAGAAAGCATGGATCTTTCATGGCGATGTTTTTGATGCTTCCATACAACACACTAAATGGATTGCCAAATTGGGTGGTTGGGGATACGATTTTTTAATTCTTATCAACCGTTTTATCAATTGGATTTTGGTAGGCTTCGGAAAAGAGAAATACTCCCTTTCCAAAAAAATCAAGAACAGCGTAAAGAAAGCTATAAAATATATCAACGATTTTGAAGAAGTAGCTTCAGACCTTGCCATTGAAAACAATTATAAATATGTGATATGCGGACACATACACCAACCACAAATGGTGCGCAAAGTAAATAAAAACGGCACCTGCCTGTATCTCAATTCTGGGGATTGGATCGAAAATTTAACCGCATTGGAATACCAAGACAAACGTTGGGAGCTTTATCATTTCCATGAAGATAAACTGAGTCCGTTTTACTCTGATGAGGATTTAAAAACAATGAATTACAAAGAACTGCTGGCTGCAATTACCATTACTGGTAAAAAATAAATATTTGCCTGTTTCGGATTCCCTTAAACTCTTTGAAAAATGGACTTTTATAAGCTTGAGTGCTAACGAAGCTTTATTAACACGTGAATTTCTGCACTATAACGATATTATTTTTATATTTGAAAAAATTGCTAATTGCATGAACAGAAACTATCCCATTTTTAGTCTACTCTTTATTTTTGTACTTATTTCTTGCTCTAGCAGCGAATCCATGCCAGAAGATTTGTTGGAAGAAATCAATAGTGAAAATTATTTTCCGTTAGAGATTTCTAATAATTGGAATTACAGTGTAGACTCATCGACACCTGGAAAAGATAGTTTATGGATAAGCAGCGATACTTTAGTAGAAGGCCAATTACATTACAGGATTAAGGGAAAGGATCCTAAACTCGGGTTTTTAACCAATGTACTCTCCAATAGTTTGTTGCACAAAACAAAAAACAAAATTATCCTTAATGGGGAAATAGCAGATTTATTCCCTGGGATAAAGATACCGTTAGAGGATTTGGTGCTATTGGACACCCAGAATCCAGTTGGAAACGATATGTATCAGAGCAAAGGAAGCAGCTCGTATACCATTGGAGATTACAACATTGAAGTTAATTACGACATCACCTCTAGAACCGACAATATTTTTAAAGATTATACTTTCTTTGAAGAAGATTACAGCAATGTTATAAAAACATCGATTATTGTGAACGCTCAAGGTATTGTTACCACAACGATCAACGGTTTTGAAGTATCGGTACCTATTTTAAAGCCACAAGATGTTATTATTTCCACCCAATATTTTGCACCGGGAGTGGGAATTATCAATAACGAAACAAGCATCGAATATGAATTATCCAATCTAGATCAAGTGGATATACCGTTGGATATTCCTAAAAATACTTCTGAAGTGATTTCTCAAAGTATTACCACCTTCAGTTTAAAATAAAGCACCTAAATTTTATTTCTTAACCACTTGATTCAGTAAAGTAATTGGGTGCACGGCGTTTTTCCCAGTTCCATCTTTTATTTGATGCCTACAACTGGTGCCGTTGGCTACAATTACAGTTTCTTTTTCTGCTTTTCTTACCGCAGGAAACAAGCGCAGCTCCCCAATGGCCATACTGGTTTCGTAGTGTTCTTTTTCATACCCAAAGGAACCTGCCATTCCACAGCAACCAGAATTTATCATAGTGACCTTAAAATTAGCTGGAAGGTTTAAAATATCGAACGTAACCTTGGTATTCGATTGCGATTTTTGATGACAATGAGGGTGGTATTTGATATTTTTTTTGTCCGCGTTGAACATTTCACTGGTAAGATTTCCGTTTTTAATTTCTTCGGAAAGAAACTCTTCAATAAGGAAACTGTTCAAAGCAATCTTTTTAGCACTCTGTTGATCCTCCACCATTCTCAGATATTCATCACGAAAAGAAAGTATAGCTGAAGGTTCAATGCCTAAAATCGGACAATCACTGGAGACCAATGATTTTAATTTTTCTACATTTTCATTGGCCAATTTTTTCGCTTGTTTTAAAAAACCTTTGGATAAAAATGTTCTTCCACTTTCTCCATAAAAAAGGGAAACTTTATATCCTAACGCACTCAATAATTCAATTGCATCATTACCAATATTAGCATCTAAGTATTGTGTAAACTCATCAATATATAATACTACTTCTTTTTTTATAAAGTCTTGATTTTTAAATAACTCAATACTTTTATCGAAATTATAACTTTTAACAAAAGGAAGGTTTCTTTCCGAAGCGATTCCTAGTACTTTTTTTAATATACCGTGCGAAAAACGGCTATTGGTCATAAACCCAAAAGCACTTCCCAATTTGTTTAATTGTGTGTTGTAAGCAAAAGCTTTGTCTCTTAAACTTGGCGGATTGTCTTTGTAGTATTGGTATAGAAATTCTGCTTTGAGTGTTGCCACATCCACATTACTCGGACACTCACTGCTGCAGGCCTTACAACTGATACACAAATCGAAAACTTCCTTTAACTCTTTATTGTTGAATTTGTTTTTTTTCCCTGAAACCGTCAAATATTCCCGTAGCGCATTGGCGCGCGCCCGAGTTGTATCTTTTTCATTTTTTGTAGCGTGATAACTTGGGCACATGGCCCCATTGGAGAGGTGCGTTTTTCTACAATCTCCACTTCCATTACATTTTTCGGTTGCCCTTAAAATTCCCAAGGAATCAGAAAAATCAAGCAAAGTTTCTATTTCGGGCTCTTTTCTATCCGGTTGATACCGTAAACTACTATCCATGGGCGCGCTGTTCACAATTTTCCCAGGATTAAATATATTATCGGGGTCGAAACCATTTTTTATTCGCTTCAATAACTCGTAGTTACTTGAGCCTATCATCTTTTCCACAAACTCAGCCCGTACCCTTCCATCGCCATGCTCCCCACTCATGGAGCCTCCGTATTTTTTTACAAGATTAGCCACATCAGTAGTTATCTGTCGAAACAATTTAACATCTTCCGCCTGTTTTAAGTCTAAAATTGGACGCAAGTGTAATTCCCCAGCCCCGGCATGAGCATAATACACCGCTTTTTGCTTGTAGCTATTCATTATTGCCGAGAATTCGGTAATGTAATTGCTTAAATCTTTAATGCTAACAGCTGTATCTTCTATACAGGCCACCGCTTTTTTATCCCCGACTATATTTCCTAAGAGTCCGAGTCCTGCTTTTCGAAGTTCCGCTGCTTGATTGATCTCTTCTCCATAAAGCGCTGGATTGGCATAACTTAACCCTGCATCCTCTAGGGTTTTAAGGAGCGCATTCTTCTTTTCTTCCAATAGGTTCTCATCCGTACCCCTTAATTCGAGCATTAAAATGGCTTCTGGATCGCCTTCTATAAAAAAACGGTTTGGCAACTGGGATTTGTTGTTTTTGGTACAATCGAGAATTACCTTGTCCATCATTTCACAGCTATATAAATCGTGCTGCATAACATCATACACAGAAGCACAACAATCTGCCACACTTCTAAAATGTGCTGCCAACATTACGGCATTACTGGGCATAACGTCGTCTAGTTGGAGTTTTACTTTAGTGGTAAAAACCAAAGTGCCTTCACTTCCCGACAAAAGTTTACACATATTAAAACTGCCTCCATTTGCCTCAAAAGGGGCAAGTTTTAAAATTTCGTCTATTGCATATCCTGTATTTCTGCGATGAATTTCAGGCTTGGGGAAATTCTTAACAATTCTCTCTTTCACTCCTTCCGCAGTCAATTCCTCATAAACCATACGGTAAATATCCCCTTCCAAGCTCGATAACTCCAGTTTTTCTTGAAACTCCACCGCGTTCAATTCCTTAAACACCACTTCACTCCCATCACTCAATAGCCCTTCTATTTCTAAAACTTTATCGCGTGTAACCCCATATTTAATAGAGGTTGTGCCGCTGGAATTATTACCAACCATCCCACCAATCATACAGCGGTTGGACGTAGAAGTGTTCGGCCCAAAGAACAAGTTGTGGTCTGCCAAAAATAGGTTCAATTCATCCCGGATAACGCCTGGCTCTACAACCACCGTTTTATTTTGTGTATCTAAATCGAGGATTCCTGTAAAGTATTTGGATACGTCCACTACGATCCCGTCGCCAACACATTGTCCGGCTAAAGAAGTGCCAGCGGTTCTGGGAATTATAGAAGTTTTGCTATCGTGACAAAATTCAATGATCTGCTTTATATCTTCAACGGTTTTTGGGTAAGCCACTGCAGCAGGTAGCTCCCTGTAAACCGAAGCATCTGTGGCATAAATGGTTTTGTGCAGGTCGTCAAAAAACAAACTCCCCGAAAGTCTTTCTGAGAGTTTGTTTAACTGGTTTTTGGAAATATTTAACAAAACTGTGTCAACTTTAAATTAATTTAGCAACGTATCTAATACAAATCAAAAACAAAACTTATGAAAAAGCTAATTTTATTTAGTGTTTTAGCAATTGGATTTGCTGTTTCGGGTTATTCCCAAGAGATAGCGAAAAATGCATTGGGACTTCGTTTAGGGGACGGAGATGGTTTCGGTGCAGAAATTTCTTATCAAAGAGGTATCGGTGGCAACAATCGTCTCGAATTTGACTTAGGTTGGAGAGATAGCAAAAAGTACGATGCTTTTAGAATAACTGGATTGTACCAATGGGTATTCCCAATTGAAGGGGATTTTAACTGGTACGTTGGTGCCGGTGGGGGTCTTGGAGCCTACGATCGTGATGACGACTTCGATGATTTTGATGATGACGACGATGATGGAGGTGCATACGGATTTGTAGCTGGGGATATAGGTATTGAATACAATTTCAATATTCCGCTATTGTTGTCCTTGGATTTTCGACCAGAAGTTGGCTTTAATGACTTCGATGATGACTTCGATTTTGATATCGCTTTAGGGATTAGATATCAGTTTTAGTATTAAAAACATACTTAAAAGCCCCGAAAAATTAAAGCTCGGGGCTTTTTTTGTTAATTGTCTTTAAGGATTAAAATGAAATTTTAACTTTGTAGCAAACACAAATAATATTAAAAAATAATTAATGAAAAAGATTGGAAGTATTCTTTTATTATTCGTTGCGCTCGTAGCTTGTAATAAAGCCACAGAAGATGGCACATATAAAGTAAATGTAAGTGTTGATGGTGTAGAAGATGGTAAACAGGTTTACCTACAAAAACCAGTAGACGGTCAGCGTCCAGAGGTTATAGACACCTTAGAAGTTAAAGAAGGTAATTTTGAGTTTTCCGGTAAAGCCGAAGGACCCCAGTTGCACTATTTGTTTTTTGAAGGGATTAGAGGGGTTTTACCAATTATCTTGGAAGAAGGAACTATTAATGTAACCGCTTACAAAGACAGTTTAAATTTCTCTAAAATTGAAGGAACTCCTTCTAATGAAGACTTTACGGATTTTGTACAGAATTCCAGAAGCATTAGAAAGAAAATGGAAGACATTCAAAAGAAAGGAATGGAGGCTCAAAAAGAAAATGATACTGTTACCCTTAACACTTTAAAGGAAACTTTTGAAGAAACCCAAGAAGAAGCAAGGAATTATGAAGAGGATTTTGTGAAGAACCACACCGATTCGTATATCTCTCTTTTAGTTATCCAACAGATGATGCGAACAGGATCTAAAAATGCAGAAGAAATCTCTACATTGTTTAATAGTCTTTCTGAAGATGTAAAGAACAGCGAAATGGGGCAAACTATTTCTGCTGAATTGGGAAAAGCCAATAAACTGAATGTAGGTTCTGTTGCGCCAGACTTTTCTGGTCCTACCCCTGCTGGAGAAACAGCTTCACTAAAGGGATCTTTAGGAAAAGTTACTGTTTTAGATTTTTGGGCAGCTTGGTGCAAGCCTTGTCGTGCAGAAAATCCTAATCTTGTAAATCTTTACAATGAGTATCATGATAAAGGATTGAATGTTGTGGGAGTTTCTTTGGATAGAAGTGCAGAAGATTGGAAAAAGGCCATTGAAGAAGATCAATTGCCATGGACACATATTTCAAATTTAAAGTTTTGGCAAGATCCTATTGCGCAGGAATATAACATTCGTTCGATCCCTGCAACCTTTATCTTAGATGAAGAAGGAAAGATTATCGCTAAAGACCTTCGCGGAGAAGCTTTAAATGAAAAGATTGCTAGTTTATTGAACTAGTTCTACATTTCTCTAAAAAATTAAGGGAGACTGTTTAAGAGGTGGGAACAACTTCAAATGTCAGTCTGAGCATGTCGAAGGCTTATTGATTATCTGAAGTTCACCTTTTTAAACAGTCTCTTTTTTATGCTGCTACACTAACTTTTTCAATCAGCAAATCTCGGGTCTTGGATGTAATCCTCTTTGCGCATTTTTATAACCTCAATGCTCAAAAAATTAAATTCACTCACCACTTTTCCATAAATTCTGTAGATTCCCTTTCCCCTAAATCGGTATTTGGCGGCAACGGGAGGAAACAAGACCATATCAAAAACCTTTCCCTCTTGATCTAGCAATGTACCAAAAAACATTTCTTTACGGTGCTGTGTATTGGTGCGCTTTACAGTAACCAAATACCCATAGATATCGATGGTTTTGTGGAGCATAGCTGGGAAATTTTCTACCGTAAAGCTCGTTCTTGGGGCTTCTACGAGTAGATCAAACGGGGAACAGAGGGTAAAGCCCAGTAGCTCCAACTGTTCAAAAGCGACTTCAAGGTTTGTGGTTTGCAAAAGAGGAATCTCGTAATTGCGCTGTTGCAATCTAAACAACTGGTGTTGTGCCTCAAACCGCTGCAGATGGCCCAAACTAAAATGAGCCTTCCAAAGCAGTTCATATTTATCTATTCCGGTAAATCTAAATGCGTTAATGCGAATAAGAATACTTATTTGCTCTATACTTATGGAAATACGGTCCAAAAAATTTTCCAGTGATGTAAAATCTCCAAACTCACTTCTGTTTTTTAATAGTTTAGCGCAGGTCCTTGCTTCCAAATCCCTTAAGAAAGCAAATCCCAAATAAATGTGCTTTCCATAAATAACAGTTTCTGCCATGCTGTTGTTAATACAAGGGGCATGGATAGTAGCTCCCAGCATTCGCGCTTCGTGAATGTAAATTTCAGATCTATAGAATCCACCTCCGTTATTTAAAACCGCTACCATATATTCCAAAGGGAAATAGGCACGTAGAAATAAACTTTGATAGCTTTCTACGGCATAGGAAGCAGAGTGCCCTTTGGCAAAGGCATAGCCTGCAAAGCTTTCTATTTGCTTCCAGACTTCGAAAGTAACTTCATCTTTGTACCCTTTTTTTCTACAATTGGCTATGAATTTCTCTTCTACCGCTTTAAACTCGTCCCTGGATCTATATTTCCCGCTCATTCCCCTACGCAAAACATCAGCTTCCCCCAAGGTAAGGTCTGCAAAGTGGTGTGCTACTTTAATTACATCTTCCTGGTATACCATAACACCATAAGTGTCGGGCATAATTTCCAGAAGCACAGGGTGTGCTTGCTGTATCCGTTCAGGATCGTGATGCCGTAAAATGTACTCCCGCATCATTCCGCTTTTTGCTACCCCTGGCCTAATAATTGAACTGGCCGCAACCAGTCCCAAGTAATTGTCCACTTTTAATTTACTAATGAGCATGCGCATTGCCGGGGATTCCACGTAAAAACACCCCATGCACTGCCCTTTTTTTAGCATGTTATTAATAACCGGATCTTTTTTGAAAGCATTCACGTTATGAATGTCAAAATCTTTATTTTCAGGTTGGTTACATATAATAATTTGAAGTGCTTCTTTTATTTTTGCCAATCCCCGCTGCCCAAGAATATCAAATTTATACAGTCCCACATCTTCAGCTATATGCATATCAAATTGGACCGTAACGAAACCTTTTGGCGGCAAAAAAGTAGCCGAGAAATACTGCAGGGGACGTTCAGCAATAATAATTCCGCTGGAATGAACACTCACATAGTTAGGCATTCCTTGAATTAACCTTCCATAACGCAGCACCAGCAGCGAAAGTTCGTCTAAATCTTCCTTGCGGTAAAGCCCTTCACTCAGTCTGTCTATTTCCTCTTTGGGCAAACCAAAAACCTTACCCAATTCCCTAACCACACCCTTGTATTTAAAAGTTACATACGTGCCCATTAAAGCCACATGGGGAAACCTGTTAAAAATATACCGGGTAACGTCTTCCCGATCCCTCCAAGAGAAATCGATATCAAAATCTGGTGGGGCGCTTCTAAACAAATTCAAAAAACGTTCAAAATAAAGATCCAACTCCAAAGGGTCAACATCGGTAATTCCCAGTAAATATGCCACAATGCTATTGGCACCACTACCCCGCCCTACGTGAAAAAAACCTTGCTGTTTGGCGTAGGAAACGATATCGTGGTTAATTAAAAAATAGGAGATAAAATTCATTTTTTTTATCAATTCGAGTTCCATCCACATGCGGTCGAACACTTTTTTGGAAGGTTCTGGATAGCGCTGGTTGACATTGTCCAAACACAGTTTTTCCAACATTGCTGCATCTTCCGATAGACTGCCACTGTATGTTTGTTGATTCTGACTCTGTTTTTTGGCTGAAAAATCAAAAAAAATATCGCATTGCTTTAAAAGACGATCTGTATTTTCCAGAATAAAGGAATAGGTGCTAAATGCTTGGTACAAATTGGTTACTGGGTACATTTTTTCTTCTTCCGAAGCCTCTTCCTCTCTTGGCAGTTTACTTAGTAGTGTATTATTATCTATCGCACGTAAAAGCCGGTGGGCGTTAAAATCTTTTTTATTTCTGAAGGTAACCGGCTGCTGCACTACCAATTTATCCCGAAATTGAATGTATTTGGAAAACGGAAGCTTTCTAAGATCGGTTACTGAAACACCTATGAATTCATTTTTTTCAAAGTTTTCCATGGCGTTGAGCATAACTTTTTCAAAGGGATACACTATAAAAACGTCATTCAACTTTGGAGCTCGTTTGGGGATTTCACTTTCCGTATGGAGACAAGTGGATAAAAATGTGTTAAGGACTTCAAAACCCGTATTGTTTTTTGCAATCCCCACAAATTCTTGCTGCACACCATTCCTAAAGTCGATGCCTACGATTGGTTTGATGTTGTATTCCGGTGCCTTCCGAATAAAATTTAAGCAGGCAGAAGTATTATTAATATCGGTTAACACCAGCTGTCGCGCCTCGTTTTCCTGGGCTAACTCCAAGAGTTCGACTTCAGAAAAAGCTCCAAACCTTAAACTGTAATATGTGTGGCAATTAAGATACATTACTGTTTTCTATGTGCTAAAATAGTTGGGGGTTGCCCGTTAAAAGGGTTGTGCATCCTGCCAATGGTACGCGCCCCCATTGCAGAGGCTCGTAGCACACTACGGTCTCCAAACCGAAGCCTTATTTTGTCTAGCGCTTGGTATAGATTAATGGCTTCTTCGGTATCGTCAAAAAGATTAATTTGATAGTTCCCCGCTACTAAATGGCTAAACTTTACCCCGATAAGGCGCACCAAGAGCCTCCTATTGTAGAGTTGGTTAAAAAGTTCCAATATTTCAGGAATCAACAAATGGTCGGCACTGGTGTAGGGAATTTTTAATTGTTTGGAATACGTTTGAAAATCTGAATACCTTATTTTCACGGCAATACAAGCGGTTAATTTTTGTCCCCTACGCAACTGATACGCCAAATTTTCTGTCATGGCTATCAACAATCCCTTTAGCATCTTAACATCAATAGTGTCCCTGTCAAAAGTACGTTCTGTAGAGATCGACTTTCGCTCGCAAAAGGGTATAACCGGGGTGTTATCCACGCCACAAGCCCGATTCCAAATGGTGAGTCCGTTTTTACCCAACACCGTATGCATCATTTCCTTTGGCATCTCCTGAAGGGTTTTTACTTGTTTTATGCCCAGGTTTCTTAAGGTAAGGTAGGTCTTATTCCCAATCATGGGTATTTTTTTAATGGATAACGGAGCCAAAAAAGGTTTTTCAAATCCGTAATCTATTTTCAGCTGATTGTTGGGCTTGGCCTCCCCGGTAGCCACTTTGGAAACTACCTTGTTGATGGAGAGTCCGAAAGAAATAGGAAGTCCCGTGTTTTTTATAATGTGCTGCCTTAATTCTGATGCATACTTATACGAACCGAAGAACTTATCCATTCCCGAAAGATCGGCGTAAAATTCATCTATACTCGATTTTTCGAGTACCGGTACTTTTTCCTGAATAATTTCGGTTACGATATCGGAATGTTTGCTGTATGTACCAGCATTCCCTCTAATTACAGTAGCTTCGGGGCATAATTCTTTTGCCATTTTCATGGGCATGCCACTGTGCACCCCAAAGGTCCGGGTTTCATAACTACAGGCAGCTACCACGCCCCGATCGCTTATCCCGCCTACTAAAAGCGGCCTGTTGCGTAAACGGCTATCTTGTAAACGCTCTACAGATACAAAAAATGTATCTAAGTCGAGATGCAATATGGTTCGATTCATAGCTTAAATGGATTTTTTCCAAAATTATGGAATAAATCCATTCGCTAAAAATCTATTACTATTTTTAACACTAAAAAAGCCAAACAACATATTTGCTGTTTGGCTTAGATCTTTATTATTGTATGCTAACTAAAAGCACAACAAATCTTTAGTAAAACTCAGAGATTATTCTGGATGCATGAATTGTTGCTTTGCCAACAGTTCTTCCTCGCTTTCTACATGATCGTCGTCTGGAACGCAGCAATCAACAGGACATACAGCTGCACATTGAGGTTCTTCATGGAAACCTTTACACTCTGTACATTTATCTGGAACGATATAATAAATTTCATCACTTACCGGTTCTTGTGCATCATCGGCATCCACTTGCTTTCCGCTAGGTAACACTACATCTCCATTTAGGGATGTTCCGTCGCTATATCTCCAATCGTCTGCACCTTCATAAATTGCTGTGTTTGGACATTCCGGTTCGCAAGCCCCGCAGTTTATGCATTCATCTGTAATAATTATAGCCATAACTCTTCTTTTTCATTTGTTAAATCCACTTGCGGCAAGACAAATGGATTTATATGGTCGATTTTAGGCCACTTTTCTTTCAAAAAAACTAAAATTTATTCAGAATAAAAGTTCGCCTCGGTTCTATTATGTAAATTTGCCTTGTCAAAAATAAAGACAAAGAAAATCTTAACCAAATATAATGAGTGACATTCACAACAGAATAAGTGCTTTTGTTAAACTTGGAGCGTTCCTATCGCAGTTTACGGGTCAAAATTCCGAAAAAACAGAAAACGAAGAAGAAGATGCTGTTTTTTACGAAGGCTTCAAACATCAACTAAAATTAGCACAAGAGCACAATACTTGGTTTACAAAACAGAATATTGAATTTGCATTGCAGAGTTGGGCAAATGCACTTACAGAAT from Galbibacter sp. BG1 harbors:
- the aroC gene encoding chorismate synthase, with product MAGNSFGNLFKLTTFGESHGEALGGIIDGCPAGISLDLTKVQLDLDRRKPGQSAIVTQRKEPDEVRFLSGIFEGKTTGTPIGFVIENTNQKSHDYSHIKDNYRPSHADYVYEKKYGLRDYRGGGRSSARETASRVVAGAIAKQVLGEMKINAFVSSVGDMHLEKHYSELDLENAEKNIVRCPDTDLASKMENYIKQIRKEGDTVGGVVTCVIQNVPIGLGEPVFDKLHAELGKAMLSINAVKGFEYGSGFPGASMKGSEHNDLYNEDGSTKTNYSGGIQGGISNGMDIYFRVAFKPVATIMQTQKTIDRDGNEVEMQGKGRHDPCVVPRAVPIVEAMAALVLADFKLINNSYQHNS
- a CDS encoding UDP-2,3-diacylglucosamine diphosphatase, translating into MRKRKLDVVVISDVHLGTFGCHAGELLSYLNSVSPKKLILNGDIIDIWQFRKRYFPKNHLQVIKKIIDLSTKGTEVYYITGNHDEMLRKFSDVSMGNIHILDKLILNLDGKKAWIFHGDVFDASIQHTKWIAKLGGWGYDFLILINRFINWILVGFGKEKYSLSKKIKNSVKKAIKYINDFEEVASDLAIENNYKYVICGHIHQPQMVRKVNKNGTCLYLNSGDWIENLTALEYQDKRWELYHFHEDKLSPFYSDEDLKTMNYKELLAAITITGKK
- a CDS encoding FAD-binding and (Fe-S)-binding domain-containing protein; this translates as MLNISKNQLNKLSERLSGSLFFDDLHKTIYATDASVYRELPAAVAYPKTVEDIKQIIEFCHDSKTSIIPRTAGTSLAGQCVGDGIVVDVSKYFTGILDLDTQNKTVVVEPGVIRDELNLFLADHNLFFGPNTSTSNRCMIGGMVGNNSSGTTSIKYGVTRDKVLEIEGLLSDGSEVVFKELNAVEFQEKLELSSLEGDIYRMVYEELTAEGVKERIVKNFPKPEIHRRNTGYAIDEILKLAPFEANGGSFNMCKLLSGSEGTLVFTTKVKLQLDDVMPSNAVMLAAHFRSVADCCASVYDVMQHDLYSCEMMDKVILDCTKNNKSQLPNRFFIEGDPEAILMLELRGTDENLLEEKKNALLKTLEDAGLSYANPALYGEEINQAAELRKAGLGLLGNIVGDKKAVACIEDTAVSIKDLSNYITEFSAIMNSYKQKAVYYAHAGAGELHLRPILDLKQAEDVKLFRQITTDVANLVKKYGGSMSGEHGDGRVRAEFVEKMIGSSNYELLKRIKNGFDPDNIFNPGKIVNSAPMDSSLRYQPDRKEPEIETLLDFSDSLGILRATEKCNGSGDCRKTHLSNGAMCPSYHATKNEKDTTRARANALREYLTVSGKKNKFNNKELKEVFDLCISCKACSSECPSNVDVATLKAEFLYQYYKDNPPSLRDKAFAYNTQLNKLGSAFGFMTNSRFSHGILKKVLGIASERNLPFVKSYNFDKSIELFKNQDFIKKEVVLYIDEFTQYLDANIGNDAIELLSALGYKVSLFYGESGRTFLSKGFLKQAKKLANENVEKLKSLVSSDCPILGIEPSAILSFRDEYLRMVEDQQSAKKIALNSFLIEEFLSEEIKNGNLTSEMFNADKKNIKYHPHCHQKSQSNTKVTFDILNLPANFKVTMINSGCCGMAGSFGYEKEHYETSMAIGELRLFPAVRKAEKETVIVANGTSCRHQIKDGTGKNAVHPITLLNQVVKK
- a CDS encoding TlpA disulfide reductase family protein translates to MKKIGSILLLFVALVACNKATEDGTYKVNVSVDGVEDGKQVYLQKPVDGQRPEVIDTLEVKEGNFEFSGKAEGPQLHYLFFEGIRGVLPIILEEGTINVTAYKDSLNFSKIEGTPSNEDFTDFVQNSRSIRKKMEDIQKKGMEAQKENDTVTLNTLKETFEETQEEARNYEEDFVKNHTDSYISLLVIQQMMRTGSKNAEEISTLFNSLSEDVKNSEMGQTISAELGKANKLNVGSVAPDFSGPTPAGETASLKGSLGKVTVLDFWAAWCKPCRAENPNLVNLYNEYHDKGLNVVGVSLDRSAEDWKKAIEEDQLPWTHISNLKFWQDPIAQEYNIRSIPATFILDEEGKIIAKDLRGEALNEKIASLLN